TTGACCGAACCGTCCTTGCGGTACTTGCCGAGCCTGGGGCCGACGACGATCAGGCCGGCCAGGGCCGCCCAGCCGCCCGTGCTGTGAACGATGGTGGAGCCCGCGAAGTCTTTGAATCCCAGCTGGCTAAGCCATCCCTCGCCCCAGGTCCATGCGCCGACGATGGGGTAAATGACTCCGGTGAGTACGAGGACGAAGATAAAGAACGACCAGATCTTGACTCTTTCCGCCAGCGCGCCAGAGACGATGGACGCGGCCGTGGCAACGAAAACCATCTGGAAGAACCAGTCCGACATGGTGGAATAGCCCAGCGCGATCACTTCGGCGGCGGCGCTCTCCGTTCCGTTGATCAGGGCGATCTCGTCCGTCGTCGGACCGTAGCCGATCGAGAAGGATCCAATGTAGCTCCCCACGTCGACGTACATGAGATTGTAGCCGATCAAGTAGTAGGCGATCCCGGCGATGGAATAGAGACCGATGTTCTTCAGGCAGATCATGGAGGCGTTCTTGGTCCGCACGGAACCCGATTCCAGCATGGTGAATCCCGCGCACATCCACATCACCAGGGCGCCCCAGAGCATGAACGATATGGTGTTGAACACGAATTGGTCCGGCGCTTCGACGGCAACGCTTTCGTGCTCGGCCAGTGCGTATGCGGTCCCGGCGCCGCAAACCACGGCGGCCAGTACGGCCAGCAGTTTCAGTGCCGGCATACCGCGAGGCCGGCGTGTAACTAAGAATTCGTAGAATGCACTCATGGTGTAATCTCCCGGCTGACACCTATGATGGCGGGTGAAAAGATGATGAACGGCGATGTGGAATGGTCTTATCGAATGTCGAGATATTCTACAAGGATTAAACTGTTTCGTCAAGATAGATAAAACGCAATCACCTGAGACCGTAGTACGCTTCCATGCCGGCCAGAAACTCGGTCTGCCCCCCGTAACTGGGATGGCGCACTTTCACGACTTCTGCCGGTCCAGCAAACCTCCGCGCCGCCTTTT
This Gemmatimonadota bacterium DNA region includes the following protein-coding sequences:
- a CDS encoding ammonium transporter, giving the protein MPALKLLAVLAAVVCGAGTAYALAEHESVAVEAPDQFVFNTISFMLWGALVMWMCAGFTMLESGSVRTKNASMICLKNIGLYSIAGIAYYLIGYNLMYVDVGSYIGSFSIGYGPTTDEIALINGTESAAAEVIALGYSTMSDWFFQMVFVATAASIVSGALAERVKIWSFFIFVLVLTGVIYPIVGAWTWGEGWLSQLGFKDFAGSTIVHSTGGWAALAGLIVVGPRLGKYRKDGSVKPTPPSNVLVVTLGVFILWLGWFGFNGGSQLALGSPLDAVAMSHVLVNTNLAAAAGALMALFCARPVFGRTDLFACLNGAIAGLVSITAGPDMVEHYWAIIIGAIGGVICTVGMKLLESVKIDDVVGAVPAHLFAGIWGTLAVCIVSGGNVGVQLIGILAIGAFVFLVSWVIWKLIDVVMTVRVTSQVERLGQDVAELGIEAYPEFVLMPEEQDDDQ